DNA sequence from the Eriocheir sinensis breed Jianghai 21 chromosome 31, ASM2467909v1, whole genome shotgun sequence genome:
TGTATGACTCCATGTAGTTTTTTCTCCAACCCAAATAACTGCATCCTCCATATTTTTTGAGACAGTACCATTTACATCTTTTATAGCAAAAAACGTTTTCAGGGTGTTGGGCTCATCAGTGACACAGCTACAAGTTGTATGAAACACTTCAAAATTGATTGCCATGCACACTGGCTGTCCACTGTCCGTGCCGCAAGCCCTGCCAGCTAATGAAGCATCTCTCCTCAGGGTTGATAGTTGATGGTGCTCCCGCTGCCGTCAGACCACCTTGCAGACCACCTTCATCCTGGATGGCCTAGAAAACAGTTTTGCACCACTTAATAACAATAATCTCAATGGTCCTGCAATGTACAAACACATCTACACCTGCTGGCTTGTGTCAGTGAGAATGTACAACAGAGGTATGCAAATATGATTCTCTTATTAATGAAGAATTCACATTGCTGGCCCTAACTTAGATACCGAATGTTAGGAGCTACCTTGAACTGGGCTAAGTGGGAGCAGGAAGTTGTCATATTAGTGGAACGTAAATAAATGTTTAACAAACTATTCCAATTCATTGAACATTACTTTTCTCCTCCATAGCCTCATAACTTCCTCCTATCGCCTAGTCCAGTTCATGATAGCTAGACACCCAAGATTCAGGCTGGTGACCTCAATACTTAGTAAGTCTACCTTTCTTGAGGCTTTATCTAGCTTCCCACTTTGCCCTTACTGTACATTTGGCCACTCATGGTGACAACGTTATATTGCCTCCTCCATCATACCTCTTGTGTATTCTGGCAGCTCTCATTTTAAACTAGGGTTACTTTTCTGAAGAGGATGCATAAAGTGAAATGGAAACTACAAATAAAGATATCAATGGGATTTCTTAAATATCATTCTGGCAatgataaattaataaaaaaaacaatagctgTTTTGTGCATGCTTTGTTCCAGGTTACCTTCCTCCTGGTGTGAAGTCTTGCCGTGTGGACTATCAGCTCCTTCCAGACGTCCACCGTTGATGCCCGCCCACCCGACGCAACTCAACTTCTGCGGCATCTCGGCCTGGATCATCATCTCCCATACATTACTGCCTTTCGCCATCTTATACCCGTTCCATGTCACTGTCTGCCTCTGTGAAATATAGAAGAGATCTTATAAGCTCAAGAATGAGTATTAGCTTCGTCTACATGTCCTGTCACCAGTGCTGATCAGGACAACAGTACCAGACAATAGACAACATCTGTAAGGACCATTCAAAGGGAAGAAATTATTGTCACCCTACTTTCTCAATACCACCATCAGTCGATAACCTGAAGTGTGCCAGAGCTCAAAGGCCACTTTCCCAACCTAACCACTCATGGTGTCAAGTATTACTTAAATGGTAATGGTGTGGCAGCTATTGGGTGCAAATATTCTGAACAGAAGACTTGTTGAATGTCTATTTGGACTACACTTCTGatgcttatttttttcatccaaaaCCTGGACTTCTAAAGAGGACACAGAGAGACATGTGCTACAAGGTATCACTGAGGCCAGAATAGCTAATGCTAAACAATTCTTTGCTATTTAAGTTTCCCTTATGTATATTCTATGAAGGTTATTGTTATGATATACTCATTTACACAGATGACCAATTTTGTAGTAGTTATGAATAAAACCATGTATTATAGATATGGTGATAATTTGCTGCTTATTCTTACCCTTTCCTACTTAGTGGCACCTCAGCGGTGTattggttagcatgcctagctatgagCCAGCAGGcctgggttcaatcccagcctgAGGCAGTCGGCGCCCAGCCTACCAAACTCTTCATGCTCCCCTTTCAGGAAGGTCAGGAAATGAGCACCTGGGAAAATctagagaaggtaaactgtggtgacctggatgtcacactaCCAGTACCTTTGGGTACcaagttcttacccaccacaggctcaagaacTGAGGTGACGGATACAAATGCCGGGGTGATGAGCACctactttctatacaacaaagtgatgtcattctttgttgatttataccataaggtgctggctatcatgtgtttgaagataccctaaacttaacctaacctaacgacaACACTGACAGAGAACACTTACACTGGCGGCCTGAGGTGTTCCATATGGCAGCAGTGTCCGTCATGGTGAAGTGGGCCATGGCAGTGTCCTCCACCAAGATGATGTACTGGTAGTCTGCATCCGTGTCCTCCAGCACCTCCACAATGATCTCCCCCGCAGGAGGTGCTTGGTGGGAGGTGTTTGGAGGTGGGTACACTTGCATTTTCCTCATCTCTGACAGCAGGACAAGGCTATCAGTTCCTTTCTTGCTGAGGTGGGCAGGGCTGAGCAGGGAGCCACAACCTGCGGGAGACTTGGTGATGACATGGGTGTACAATATTTCTCATCATAGCCTTACATCTGCTCCAAGAGGAAGGAGGTGTAGCAGCTTGGGGCACTGAAGACAAGAGTTTGAACTGCAGCTTTGGCACGTTCCTGAGCCTCAAATTTCCACTCCTGGCTTGagtgcagatttcctacaagaagacatcaccaagctacaggaatggaacaaaaagtgactgctacaattcaatgaagaaaaacgtaaagtctTGCAcctttgggaggggatatccagcataccaataccacatgggaaacactccactatctaccacagaggctaacagtgaaaaccgtgccaatcacagcagacAGGTTAATATCTAATCTATTCAGCCCTTCCTTTATTGATTTTTACTATTAGTTGCTGCCTGTCATGTATTTGAAGGAATCCTAAACTTTACTATGATGATGACCATGATTCTCACTTCCTACTCACCCCGTTGCACCCAGCCTAggcacatacacactcacacacacacacctataacacCTTGATGAGCTGTGGTGTTGTCACTTTAGACTCACCTGGTGCAATGTTAGGAAGTGGCTTCATGACCTCCCTGCCACCCCCTTGCATGTCTTCCAAAGCCACCTCCTGCCCTGTGCTGCAAAAGTAAGAACTATTGAACATTTTCCTGCTCTCCAATATATACTAACATTTTACTGTTCAAATAGAGTATTAGGAATTTGCCCACTTTAGCCTACCATTCATGCTTGTATAAAagtatctttattttattatttttcaaggCCAAGAGTAAGAAGTAACTAGTCACAAAAAATGTACTGAAACAATTCTAAGGGAAAAAATGTTTTATTGTCAACCCACCACTTGTAGGAGTCAAAACAGTCTGATATAAAAACAAGTTTAAATGGTAACAAGAAGAGGTGCTGAGCACTCCGGTGGTCTTCAGGGGAGCAGACACGGTGCCAGTGAACACTGTGCTCAACAAACCTATTGCAGGAACACCAAGTCCCTGCATCCAAATGTTCGTTACATCAAAAAATATCAACAGCTAGTATCAAATAGAAGCAAAAGATACTGTTTACAgtgtttaaccctttcaatacgtgacgcagacgttggcgtcacagtatggaaagggttaagaggtaatggaagaggattaatcctcttctaaacctcttaatcctcttccatttcctcttaagaggtttagaagaggattaaccctttccatatggtggCGCCGACGTCACCGTCGCCATACTGTAAGGGTTAATATTCTTTTGTTTCATCAAAATAAAATTATGTTAACCATTGTTTTAAAATATTGCTCTATCAAAGGACAACATGAAatgtcaagaaaaaaatatattatttatatCCATGAGCAAACTTTGTTGAATAAATTCAGTCTTCATTAAAGATGCAACGGCTCATCTTACTGTCCACTGTTAGGGCTCACAACGCCTCCTGGTTTACCTCTGAGTGTGGTGGACGCGGCAGGTCAGGGAGTGCTGACGCAGCTCCTCCGCAGAGCACACCACCAGCCGGCACCCGCCAcaccgctgctcgctgctcccgtGGAACTGACGAAACAAAGGGAAGCTTACAAACACTGCCGCCTCACGTCTTCCGGAGCCTTACGCTGGATTATGTTCAGGAACACAATAATGTAGACCCTCCTGCATATACACACTTTAATTAGATTAACTGAAAATAGTGATTAACAATATTCTTTATTCATTTGATTTGTAAATATTTGGGGCTCCCTAAAGATAAATAGGCCCCAAGGGATTACACACATTGCTTCACCTTCACTTGGTTCTGGTTACAAAGCTGACAAACATCACTGACAGACACTTAAATAACTGAACTGATTGCTCAATGATTCTTGTTCCTTCCAATCTATACATGAAATTACAGATCATTCATTTGCTGCAAAACTCCCCTTTTTTTATTAATACATCAACCACATTTACGGCTATCAAATCAGTTAAATATGAACCTTCATTAAAGATGAGTTGAAACAGGTGCCAAAACAGTCTCCAAGCCACATCCTAACTCTCCAAGGGCATGGCAGTGGATGTGAGTGGTCCCTtggccctccctcaccttcttcatGTGGTAGGTGTAGCTGGCGTGAAACTTCCAGTGTTTATTGCAGGCGGTGCAGTGGTAGGCCGCCTTGCGCATGTGGTGGGCCCGCCGGTGCAGCGTGAGGTTGGATCTGCAGCtgaaacacagggaaaaacaatGAACATTTGTCTGCTCATAACCACAGAAGACACTAGGCCACTTGTCCCCTGAGCCCCACCCCTTCCGGATGTCACTGATCACTGCAAGAGTTCTTCCAAAATCAACACTTCTTTAATCCCTTAACTGTGGATTTccaaccagaagacatcaccaagcaacaggaatggaacataagtggctgctacaattcaataaagaaaaatgtaaagtcctgcaccttggaaggggatatccagtGCACTCCCTGCAGCCTACCTGAACACCTTGGAACATTCCGGACAAGTGTATCCCTGGTGTGCCCTGAGGTGCTCGGCCAGCAGGGAGGTGTGGGGAAAGGTGCGGCCACACAGGGGACACTGGTGGCTGCCGTGGGCCTTCCCGTGGACTCTCGCCTCGTGCCGCTCAAGCGCCTCCTTCCTGCTGAACCCTCGGCCACACGCTTCACACAAGATGCTGCCCTGCAAGGGATAGGGAAGCCTTAACACACGCAACAGCCATCAGCAATGTCACAATCAACATGAAAACCATGTTGTCATCATCTTTAGCTGATAATAGTTAAACTGCATGACAAGAGGTCTATTCCAACTTTCTCCACTTCTCGGTCTGATTTTAATGGACTCTTTTGTTACACTCTCCTACTGATTCTCTGTCTCCTTTAGCTTCTACAATCTCAGGTGGTGTAATGGTTAGCATTCCTAGCTATGAATCCATGGCCCGGGTTTGACCCTGGTTCTGATCAACCAGCGCCCAGCTctcctagctgttcatcctctctttcaggctggtggataaatgggtataTGGGGAAAGTAGTAGCACAGATTTCACACTGGCTCTGTGTCCCAGAGTGATGGGTTCTTATTAGGTATAACAGGTTCAAAGGACAATGACAGAGACAAGCACTAAGGCCATGCACAGCTTAGTGCAGGCCCCCAACCTTCACTTACTCAACAGCAATAGTAATCTCTCACCTTGCTGAGAGGAGGCTTCACTTGGTGCAGGGCAGCCAGGTGGCGAGGCAGGTAAGCAGCGCTGGGTAACTTTacctgaggaaaagagagaacaatACATTAATCGTGAGTTCAGCATTCAGCTGGGCATCCATTTGTATGTGATCCATGTCAATGTTCAGGTCCACATCCGTGTCAGTGACAAGTTACACACATGAGGAAAGGCAGAGAAGCGTCCATCAATGATACCACGGCTGTGGGTGCAGCAGAAATTGCTGCTACTCTTTTCAGCCCTATAGAATCACCATGCCTCAAAAGTTCAGGTTGAGCTTAGGATTATACGCATCTGATGTGTACTGAAGGCTTCTTGAATGTACTTACTTATACATTGTCTCAGTGACTTGAAACACAAGCAATTGATCTAGCctggaaagagggaaataaactcTCCGGTGCTGGGGACTGAACCCACGACTAGCCAGATGGGAAGACAACTCTCTACCCAGTTGCTAAAGAGGTACCACAGCCAAGTAGATTTTTGGGTCTTTCTGTATCAGCTGGATCACTGCAGACTGTGGCAGACATTgatatagacagatacagacatggATAACAGACATCACATTCGTACCACAGGggtgagaaagaaatgagtgtCGCCTCTCCTCACCAGGCACAGGTTGCAGGTGACAGGAGTGTTCTTGTAGCAGGCGTCAGCATGCTTCAGGTACTCCCTCCGCAGCAGAAACCTACGCAGGCAGCCCTTGCAAGTGTAGGTCACTTTCTCACGCTCCTTCCTCTTGgtctggtggcagcggtggctcAGGACGGCCTTCTTCGTGGAAAACACCTCCTTGCACTCcggacatttttttttccctgttctaAGTGGGAGATGGAAGTGCTGGGTGGGCGTGTGGTGGGCTGCCCCGTCACAGCCCTCCACCTCACTGGTCTTGCTCTCGTCCTCGTAATACTCAAAGTCGTCccacttcttggctgttttcctcctcttggcTGCCAGGCTGTAAAGGGAGGGTGAAGACATTAGGGGGGAAAACTGCTGCTTGTCATGTTCAGTTCTTGGGTAAGTAGACTGTGAGATTATTTTATTTAAACAGCGAGGgacaataaataaaaacaaaaatataaataaaagggagggagggtaaagacATTAGCGTAAAAAACTGTTTTTTATATAAACCAGAGCAAATAAacttgtgaaaaaaataaaacctaaCAATTCATCTACACAAATATCATTACATTGAGTGGCGTCATTTCCCATCGCCTCCCACTCCTAAAGCCTGACCCTGACCTCCTGTGTTGTTCTTGGTGACCTCCAGCCATGATGGTGGGCAGGTCACAGCCTTCCACAGGGACCACAGCAGTGTTCTTGTGGTACTCGTGGTCATAGGAACACTGTAAGGCAAAACATGACCTGTTACTGACCTCATCAAGATCCATTTCTAAATATGATTACCTTTTAgattgtcttctcttttcttcttgtgtCATCTCAatcctctcctttgctctctctccatcaagtcctctctatctgtgtgtgtgtgtgtgtgtgtgtgtgtgtgtgtgtgtaaccaaatAAAAATCAAAGCCAACCTTGCTGTAATCTGCATCCGGAGCGATGTCCAACTCCTGTCCCTGAGgtccaacagcaacagcagcgtGGCAGTCCTCTTTGGCCCTCATAGCTGCCACACTGTCTGTTTGGGGGGTGCCACAcaggccaacaccaccaccactaccaccaccaccaccaccatcagggtCAATGTCTATCATCTCAGCCTTGTCTTCGTCCATGTCACCTTCAAATACCGCCTTGCTGGCACTCACAGCAGCCAAACTTTCCTTCTGGGGGGAGCCACCAGGGAGGACACACACCCCGCCACCCCCGGAGGTATTGTCTGTCTGCTGTCTAGCCTTCAAGTGATCCCCAGGGGCTTCCTCGTGTGTGTGAAGGGCGTGGAAAGCTTCCCTTGGGAGTTTGCCACAGGGATAAACAGTGCCAGTGCCAGGCGAATTTTCTCCTCTAATCTGCACCTCCATGTTCTTCCTCTCGCAACCAACAGTGTCACAGGGGTTGACAGTGCCACAGGGGTTGACAGTGCCACAAGGGATGACAGTACCACAGGGGTTGACAGTGCAAGTGCCAGACGAATTTTCTCCTCTGGCCTGTGTCTCCGTGTTCTCCCTCTCTTGACCGACAGTGCCAGACAAATTTTCTCCAGTGCCAGACAAATTTTCTCCAGTGCCAGACAAATTTCCTCTAATGCCGGACAAATTTTCTCTAATGCCGGTCAAATTTTCTCCAGTGCCAGATGAATTTTCTCTAATGCCAGACAAATTTTCTCCAGTGCCAGACAAATTTTCTCTAATGCCGGTCAAATTTTCTCCAGTGCCAGACAAATTTTCTCCAGTGCCAGACAAATTTTCTCTAATGCCGGTCAAATTTTCTCCAGTGCCAGACAAATTTTCTCTAATGCCGGTCAAATTTTCTCCAGTACCAGACAAATTCTCTCTAACGCCAGTCAAATTTTCTCTAATGCCGGTCAAATGTTCTCCAGAGCCAGACGAATTTCCTCTAACGCCAGTCAAATTTTCTCTAATGCCGGTCAAATTTTCTCTAATGCCGGTCAAATTTTCTCTAATGCCGGTCAAATTTTCTCCAGTGCCATACGAATTCCCTGTTGTAGTCTGCGTTTCCTTGACCTCCCTCCCCCGGTAGAGCCTAAGGAGTGCCGCCCTCTGCCTGTCCATCTGGTGCGTgtggtagtcgaggcccagcagcAACCGGTAGCATCTGAAGCACAGCCTGGACACCCCCGCCGCAGCCTCACACCCCAGCAGCTCCCCCACAGCCTCCGCCACGGCCCGCCCGGAGTGCCTCAGCTGGTTGGCACCCCGCACCCACCGACTCACGCCCAGTTCACGCCCACACACAAGGCACTCCTCCTCGGAATTGACCTCCATTGCCCTTAAGAGTGGGAGATGTAAAGTGTGGCACCGAGATGACGGACAgtgcatcctcctctcctcttcttcttcctcttttggccgcttcttcttcttcttcttttgacctctgTAAGTTAAGTATCGGTTCTTTTATTAGGTCATCTTTGGTACTTTTTCTATACTTCACAACCCACACTTGTAGTTACTTCACAGAGCATACttatttttcacttattattcactgaactgtattttttttctggtctttAAATTCTTCCAGTGACCTTAATTGCTTTCCTATTTTTCAatattctttttcctcactttaaTTGTACTCTGGTCTTTTCTTGTTGTTTCCATTTACCGCGAGCATAGGCCTACACAGtctcttcttgggtgttttatgagGCTATTTAGGcttacacagtctctctctctctctctctctctctctctctctctctctctctctctctctctctcttgcctgcaACAATAAatgatcaatcaatcaatcaatctctctctctctctctctctctctctctctctctcttgtactgttattaattttcttttttgtagcatactatcatatatattttcatccttaGCCTTACTTGCTTACTCATTTCATAGGCCTACCGTGGAGATCTGCGGAACACTTCTTAATTCATCTGTCAATATCTCTGCCTGTCTCTTTATTAACTGGTCTAAGCGATCCTTCTTCTTCTGTCGACTGTCTATCTCACTTTATCTACTTTGTCTACTCTAAACAGTTCTTGATATCTGTATCTTTATCTACCTTGTCTCAAcactgcttgtctgtctgtctacctgtctctgtctgtctttatatctacctgtctgtccttaTCTAAATCCTtctttacttgtctgtctgtccttatCCAAatccttctttgtctgtctgtctacctgtctgtctgtctttatatctacCTGTCCATCCTTATTTAATCCTTCTTTAATTGTCTGTCTCTttacctctctgtctctgtctgtctaatttATCAGcctctctatatatctaccttGTCTGAACACtatttactgtctgtctgtctatctgtatatctatatatgtcactgtctgtctatatatctgccTCTCTATCTAACTTGTCTGAACACCTC
Encoded proteins:
- the LOC127005940 gene encoding uncharacterized protein LOC127005940 isoform X2 yields the protein MHCPSSRCHTLHLPLLRAMEVNSEEECLVCGRELGVSRWVRGANQLRHSGRAVAEAVGELLGCEAAAGVSRLCFRCYRLLLGLDYHTHQMDRQRAALLRLYRGREVKETQTTTGNSYGTGENLTGIRENLTGIRENLTGIRENLTGVRGNSSGSGEHLTGIRENLTGVRENLSGTGENLTGIRENLSGTGENLTGIRENLSGTGENLSGTGENLTGIRENLSGTGENLSGIRENSSGTGENLTGIRENLSGIRGNLSGTGENLSGTGENLSGTVGQERENTETQARGENSSGTCTVNPCGTVIPCGTVNPCGTVNPCDTVGCERKNMEVQIRGENSPGTGTVYPCGKLPREAFHALHTHEEAPGDHLKARQQTDNTSGGGGVCVLPGGSPQKESLAAVSASKAVFEGDMDEDKAEMIDIDPDGGGGGGSGGGVGLCGTPQTDSVAAMRAKEDCHAAVAVGPQGQELDIAPDADYSKCSYDHEYHKNTAVVPVEGCDLPTIMAGGHQEQHSLAAKRRKTAKKWDDFEYYEDESKTSEVEGCDGAAHHTPTQHFHLPLRTGKKKCPECKEVFSTKKAVLSHRCHQTKRKEREKVTYTCKGCLRRFLLRREYLKHADACYKNTPVTCNLCLVKLPSAAYLPRHLAALHQVKPPLSKGSILCEACGRGFSRKEALERHEARVHGKAHGSHQCPLCGRTFPHTSLLAEHLRAHQGYTCPECSKVFSCRSNLTLHRRAHHMRKAAYHCTACNKHWKFHASYTYHMKKFHGSSEQRCGGCRLVVCSAEELRQHSLTCRVHHTQSSYFCSTGQEVALEDMQGGGREVMKPLPNIAPGCGSLLSPAHLSKKGTDSLVLLSEMRKMQVYPPPNTSHQAPPAGEIIVEVLEDTDADYQYIILVEDTAMAHFTMTDTAAIWNTSGRQ
- the LOC127005940 gene encoding uncharacterized protein LOC127005940 isoform X5 → MHCPSSRCHTLHLPLLRAMEVNSEEECLVCGRELGVSRWVRGANQLRHSGRAVAEAVGELLGCEAAAGVSRLCFRCYRLLLGLDYHTHQMDRQRAALLRLYRGREVKETQTTTGNSYGTGENLTGIRENLTGIRENLTGIRENLTGVRGNSSGSGEHLTGIRENLTGVRENLSGTGENLTGIRENLSGTGENLTGIRENLSGTGENLSGTGENLTGIRENLSGTGENLSGIRENSSGTGENLTGIRENLSGIRGNLSGTGENLSGTGENLSGTVGQERENTETQARGENSSGTCTVNPCGTVIPCGTVNPCGTVNPCDTVGCERKNMEVQIRGENSPGTGTVYPCGKLPREAFHALHTHEEAPGDHLKARQQTDNTSGGGGVCVLPGGSPQKESLAAVSASKAVFEGDMDEDKAEMIDIDPDGGGGGGSGGGVGLCGTPQTDSVAAMRAKEDCHAAVAVGPQGQELDIAPDADYSKCSYDHEYHKNTAVVPVEGCDLPTIMAGGHQEQHRSLAAKRRKTAKKWDDFEYYEDESKTSEVEGCDGAAHHTPTQHFHLPLRTGKKKCPECKEVFSTKKAVLSHRCHQTKRKEREKVTYTCKGCLRRFLLRREYLKHADACYKNTPVTCNLCLVKLPSAAYLPRHLAALHQVKPPLSKGSILCEACGRGFSRKEALERHEARVHGKAHGSHQCPLCGRTFPHTSLLAEHLRAHQGYTCPECSKVFSCRSNLTLHRRAHHMRKAAYHCTACNKHWKFHASYTYHMKKFHGSSEQRCGGCRLVVCSAEELRQHSLTCRVHHTQSTGQEVALEDMQGGGREVMKPLPNIAPAW
- the LOC127005940 gene encoding uncharacterized protein LOC127005940 isoform X3, with protein sequence MHCPSSRCHTLHLPLLRAMEVNSEEECLVCGRELGVSRWVRGANQLRHSGRAVAEAVGELLGCEAAAGVSRLCFRCYRLLLGLDYHTHQMDRQRAALLRLYRGREVKETQTTTGNSYGTGENLTGIRENLTGIRENLTGIRENLTGVRGNSSGSGEHLTGIRENLTGVRENLSGTGENLTGIRENLSGTGENLTGIRENLSGTGENLSGTGENLTGIRENLSGTGENLSGIRENSSGTGENLTGIRENLSGIRGNLSGTGENLSGTGENLSGTVGQERENTETQARGENSSGTCTVNPCGTVIPCGTVNPCGTVNPCDTVGCERKNMEVQIRGENSPGTGTVYPCGKLPREAFHALHTHEEAPGDHLKARQQTDNTSGGGGVCVLPGGSPQKESLAAVSASKAVFEGDMDEDKAEMIDIDPDGGGGGGSGGGVGLCGTPQTDSVAAMRAKEDCHAAVAVGPQGQELDIAPDADYSKCSYDHEYHKNTAVVPVEGCDLPTIMAGGHQEQHRSLAAKRRKTAKKWDDFEYYEDESKTSEVEGCDGAAHHTPTQHFHLPLRTGKKKCPECKEVFSTKKAVLSHRCHQTKRKEREKVTYTCKGCLRRFLLRREYLKHADACYKNTPVTCNLCLVKLPSAAYLPRHLAALHQVKPPLSKGSILCEACGRGFSRKEALERHEARVHGKAHGSHQCPLCGRTFPHTSLLAEHLRAHQGYTCPECSKVFSCRSNLTLHRRAHHMRKAAYHCTACNKHWKFHASYTYHMKKFHGSSEQRCGGCRLVVCSAEELRQHSLTCRVHHTQSTGQEVALEDMQGGGREVMKPLPNIAPGCGSLLSPAHLSKKGTDSLVLLSEMRKMQVYPPPNTSHQAPPAGEIIVEVLEDTDADYQYIILVEDTAMAHFTMTDTAAIWNTSGRQ
- the LOC127005940 gene encoding uncharacterized protein LOC127005940 isoform X6, whose product is MHCPSSRCHTLHLPLLRAMEVNSEEECLVCGRELGVSRWVRGANQLRHSGRAVAEAVGELLGCEAAAGVSRLCFRCYRLLLGLDYHTHQMDRQRAALLRLYRGREVKETQTTTGNSYGTGENLTGIRENLTGIRENLTGIRENLTGVRGNSSGSGEHLTGIRENLTGVRENLSGTGENLTGIRENLSGTGENLTGIRENLSGTGENLSGTGENLTGIRENLSGTGENLSGIRENSSGTGENLTGIRENLSGIRGNLSGTGENLSGTGENLSGTVGQERENTETQARGENSSGTCTVNPCGTVIPCGTVNPCGTVNPCDTVGCERKNMEVQIRGENSPGTGTVYPCGKLPREAFHALHTHEEAPGDHLKARQQTDNTSGGGGVCVLPGGSPQKESLAAVSASKAVFEGDMDEDKAEMIDIDPDGGGGGGSGGGVGLCGTPQTDSVAAMRAKEDCHAAVAVGPQGQELDIAPDADYSKCSYDHEYHKNTAVVPVEGCDLPTIMAGGHQEQHRSLAAKRRKTAKKWDDFEYYEDESKTSEVEGCDGAAHHTPTQHFHLPLRTGKKKCPECKEVFSTKKAVLSHRCHQTKRKEREKVTYTCKGCLRRFLLRREYLKHADACYKNTPVTCNLCLVKLPSAAYLPRHLAALHQVKPPLSKGSILCEACGRGFSRKEALERHEARVHGKAHGSHQCPLCGRTFPHTSLLAEHLRAHQGYTCPECSKVFSCRSNLTLHRRAHHMRKAAYHCTACNKHWKFHASYTYHMKKFHGSSEQRCGGCRLVVCSAEELRQHSLTCRVHHTQRDLVFLQ
- the LOC127005940 gene encoding uncharacterized protein LOC127005940 isoform X4, which gives rise to MHCPSSRCHTLHLPLLRAMEVNSEEECLVCGRELGVSRWVRGANQLRHSGRAVAEAVGELLGCEAAAGVSRLCFRCYRLLLGLDYHTHQMDRQRAALLRLYRGREVKETQTTTGNSYGTGENLTGIRENLTGIRENLTGIRENLTGVRGNSSGSGEHLTGIRENLTGVRENLSGTGENLTGIRENLSGTGENLTGIRENLSGTGENLSGTGENLTGIRENLSGTGENLSGIRENSSGTGENLTGIRENLSGIRGNLSGTGENLSGTGENLSGTVGQERENTETQARGENSSGTCTVNPCGTVIPCGTVNPCGTVNPCDTVGCERKNMEVQIRGENSPGTGTVYPCGKLPREAFHALHTHEEAPGDHLKARQQTDNTSGGGGVCVLPGGSPQKESLAAVSASKAVFEGDMDEDKAEMIDIDPDGGGGGGSGGGVGLCGTPQTDSVAAMRAKEDCHAAVAVGPQGQELDIAPDADYSKCSYDHEYHKNTAVVPVEGCDLPTIMAGGHQEQHRSLAAKRRKTAKKWDDFEYYEDESKTSEVEGCDGAAHHTPTQHFHLPLRTGKKKCPECKEVFSTKKAVLSHRCHQTKRKEREKVTYTCKGCLRRFLLRREYLKHADACYKNTPVTCNLCLVKLPSAAYLPRHLAALHQVKPPLSKGSILCEACGRGFSRKEALERHEARVHGKAHGSHQCPLCGRTFPHTSLLAEHLRAHQGYTCPECSKVFSCRSNLTLHRRAHHMRKAAYHCTACNKHWKFHASYTYHMKKFHGSSEQRCGGCRLVVCSAEELRQHSLTCRVHHTQSSYFCSTGQEVALEDMQGGGREVMKPLPNIAPAW
- the LOC127005940 gene encoding uncharacterized protein LOC127005940 isoform X1 gives rise to the protein MHCPSSRCHTLHLPLLRAMEVNSEEECLVCGRELGVSRWVRGANQLRHSGRAVAEAVGELLGCEAAAGVSRLCFRCYRLLLGLDYHTHQMDRQRAALLRLYRGREVKETQTTTGNSYGTGENLTGIRENLTGIRENLTGIRENLTGVRGNSSGSGEHLTGIRENLTGVRENLSGTGENLTGIRENLSGTGENLTGIRENLSGTGENLSGTGENLTGIRENLSGTGENLSGIRENSSGTGENLTGIRENLSGIRGNLSGTGENLSGTGENLSGTVGQERENTETQARGENSSGTCTVNPCGTVIPCGTVNPCGTVNPCDTVGCERKNMEVQIRGENSPGTGTVYPCGKLPREAFHALHTHEEAPGDHLKARQQTDNTSGGGGVCVLPGGSPQKESLAAVSASKAVFEGDMDEDKAEMIDIDPDGGGGGGSGGGVGLCGTPQTDSVAAMRAKEDCHAAVAVGPQGQELDIAPDADYSKCSYDHEYHKNTAVVPVEGCDLPTIMAGGHQEQHRSLAAKRRKTAKKWDDFEYYEDESKTSEVEGCDGAAHHTPTQHFHLPLRTGKKKCPECKEVFSTKKAVLSHRCHQTKRKEREKVTYTCKGCLRRFLLRREYLKHADACYKNTPVTCNLCLVKLPSAAYLPRHLAALHQVKPPLSKGSILCEACGRGFSRKEALERHEARVHGKAHGSHQCPLCGRTFPHTSLLAEHLRAHQGYTCPECSKVFSCRSNLTLHRRAHHMRKAAYHCTACNKHWKFHASYTYHMKKFHGSSEQRCGGCRLVVCSAEELRQHSLTCRVHHTQSSYFCSTGQEVALEDMQGGGREVMKPLPNIAPGCGSLLSPAHLSKKGTDSLVLLSEMRKMQVYPPPNTSHQAPPAGEIIVEVLEDTDADYQYIILVEDTAMAHFTMTDTAAIWNTSGRQ